The sequence below is a genomic window from Desulfobulbus oligotrophicus.
GTTGGCCGTAAAAATTTTGTGACTATCAATAAGGTCCCGAATCTGTTGGAGGTCATCCGGCGTAACAGGCTTGACCGGTTCGAGGAAATCATCACTTTCAAGGCCAAGTGCAGCAAAGGTGTCTTCAGTCAGGGAGTCGAGGGGAGCCCCTGTCTCTTCAATATCAGCAATGCTGATGGTGTCAAGGGGGAGCTGGTCACTGTGACGTGTATACCATTCTGCCGCTTCCTGGTTAAAAGGGTCGTTAAGGTTATAGACATTGCCGCAGATCATTTCTCCTATATGGAGAATAAGATCCGGAAGTGACGGATTTTGCTGCCAGTAGTCTGCCAGGCGAATGGCTGCGGGATCAAAATCAGGATGGAAGATCGGGGTCAGTGGCTTGGCAATGGGTGCAAAATGAGGGTAACCAAAGGGCAGGCTAAGACGTATCCTGTGTTTTTCACCAATACTGATCGAATGCTCATTTTCTCTGATATACCCGCGCAGAGTATACTCAATCTCATAATTGTCAGGAGGCTGGCCTGTCGTTCCTACCAGGACTATATGAGGGTACAGTTCCAGTAGTTCTCTGAGTTGCGTATATTCGTCGGCAAGTTGTTGTGAACCCATCACCATAAAAGTAACCTACCTGGTAGAAGCTGTTGTGCGGGTTTCCGATCTTAAACGAGGCAGAATGATCAGGAGCGACCTTTTTTTGTGTGGTACTGCAACAGTCATAGTTTTTTAATAATTGTAAAGTATTTCGGCGTTTGAAACAAGTCAGCGTTGCCTCCAATGCATGAAAAAGTCTTTGGATGGCGGAATGCAAAAGATTGTTTGAGTGCAGGAAAAGAGATGTGTACACTAATTACAGGATTAAGAAAATTGAGACTGTACACACTCCATGAAAACATTCAACACCGCATTTGAAATCACCCACGTTCAGAACTGTCCATTATACATGCAGGATGACTGTTTTGTCCTGACTGACAAGGCAGTGGAATTACCATTGGGACGAGCCTCCTGCCTGATCCTGGTACGAGAACTGACAGGGGTACTCTTCACCTTGATTCCGGATGCGGACCAGTGTTTTGCTAAACATCACAGGACGATTTTTACGTGCGGCGGATGCACCGGGTTGATCAAGTTCAGACTGACCGAGAAACCTGTCATCAGAAATAACAATAAAGATGTGCCGGCTTTTTCAGAAAATCCCCAGTCAGTTATCAGCGGCCGGATTGAGGCGATCCACCCGGCTGAGCTGCTGCAGGTCTTTCATATGCATCAGAAAACCGGTCGTCTTGTCCTCGAATTTGCAAACGGCTCTGCACGGGTAACCTTCAGAGAAGGCGGCTTATTGGCGGCACGTTTTGAAGATTTTGATAATCAGGAGGCGATTTATGCAATGCTGGCTGAAAAGAAGGGAACGTTTCATTTTATTCCCGGTCTGCCGGATGCACTGATGCAGACACGGGAAATCGGTGATTTTATGATGATCCTCATGGAAGGTTTACGGCGTCTTGATGAGGAAGCGTAAAGATATGCCTAATCCTTTGTACAACAGGACGTATTATTTTGAAAAGGCGGCAGCTTCAGGATACTTAAGAAATCATCCACATGATACTGGGCAGTCAACCGCTTGTTTTTGAAGGCAATCAGTTCAACACCACTACCGGCACAGTGCTCCTGGTCAACTTCCGAATCTCCAATGTAGATAGCATGTTTTGGTTCCACTTGAAAATGGTCCAGTATCATGTACAGACCGTCGGGAGCGGGTTTTGGACGTGGCGCTGTCAGTGCGGTGACCACCATGTCAAACCATGGGCGGAGAGCGAAGGTGTCAAGAATCGTATCCATGGTATCGGTGCGATTTGTTGAAATAGCTGTCTTATACCGCACCTTGACCTGTTGAAGAAAGGGCAGCAGATCCGGTTCCATGGTCATATGGCGAAGAAACTGCCTGTAGTCGAGATTTTGACGATACGACTCAATGGTGGCGGGAGGGATATGTGTATGCTTCCGGAATATATGCGCTACGGAATGACGGACATTGTGAATATGAACGTACTGTAGTTCTTCTTCATCCATCTGTGGACAGTCAAAAGCATGCAGAAGGTGGTTGTAGTAGTGGCGGTTTGCCTCAAGAGAGTTAAACATAACGCCGTCACAGTCAAAGATAACAAGTTGTAGCATCGTCTTTAGGAGCGAAGAGGAGAAGGGTTACAGGTTAGTGACTTCCCGGGTAAGTTGTTCGAAAAAGGTGTGCATGAACGCATGCCGCTGCTCAGCCATCTTACGTCCTGCTGAGGTGAGCATCTGTTTGCGGATAGCGGACATTTTGACCACAAATTCACGGTAGGCCGTGTCATCAAGTGAATACGGCAAGGTTGCAAAAGGATCAACTTCAGGGTTATGAAGACGGGCACCGATCTGGCCGGCAAAGAGAAACGCTCTGCCGATCCCGATGGCGCCAATGGAATCCAGTTTATCAGCATCAAAGAGAATTTTTGCTTCCAAGCTCTGCGGTTGCTTGTTGTCACGGTATCTGTGCGTTCGGATACAGTGACAGATCGCTTCGATTGCCACTGGAGTATACCCAAGCTTGTCAAGCAGTGGTGCTGCAAGTTCAGCACCGCGCTGAGCATGGCATATCTGTCCGAAACTCTGACTTTCGTCCTTACGGCCGATATCATGAAGCAGGGCCGCCGGAACGAGAACGTCCAGCCGTCCTCCCATCAGCCGGCCGATGGTGGTAGCGTTGTGCAGGACGCGCAGGCTGTGATCAGGACCATGTGCTCCACCCTCCGCCTCACAGTAAACACGACTGATCGATTTGAGTTGCTCAAGGAGAGCTGGATTGTCGGCGATACTGCTCATCATGCGAAAAGATGATGCTTCATCACTGCTGCTGTCAGGAAAACCATTCGCAAACCAGCCATTCAATACCAAGAAGCAGCAGATCCTCATCACTGCCGGCTACTCCTCTGAGCTGTCGCGTATGCAGTGGTGATGGTAAATGAATGTGCCCACTGACCAACTCTTGGCGGAACCGGTCTATATCATACAGGACAAGTATGTACTGATCCAGTTGTTGAGGTGTTGGGTGGAAGGTCTTGTTGCGGATGCTTTGATGCTGATACAGGGGAAGTAAGGCGTCATTGAACCGATTGTACAGTGTCAGACCTTGCTCCTGGAGATAGGTCTGAGCAGTCTGGGCAACCGGTTCTGTAAACCCTTTACAGTGGGGTTCCCGCAGAAGTACCAGAGATTCGATGACCTCACCACCATCACTACACGCTCCGCCTCTGCCTAAGGGATAGGCCCGACAACTCCCCGGCCGGTCGGGGTAAACGGAACAGCCCTGTTGGTTCACGAAGACGCAGGATGCCCGGCCATCGTCTATCATTGTCAGATAGCAGATAGGTAAAATCTGATCCTGCTGTTGTTCAATAATGACGTATCTCTCAAGAAATTGGCCGGAGGTGACAGCCAAGGCACTTTTCAGTCGGAGAACATCATAGGGACTTAAGGCGAGATCAAGCTCGCGACAGCATTCGGTAAAACA
It includes:
- a CDS encoding DUF4388 domain-containing protein; translated protein: MKTFNTAFEITHVQNCPLYMQDDCFVLTDKAVELPLGRASCLILVRELTGVLFTLIPDADQCFAKHHRTIFTCGGCTGLIKFRLTEKPVIRNNNKDVPAFSENPQSVISGRIEAIHPAELLQVFHMHQKTGRLVLEFANGSARVTFREGGLLAARFEDFDNQEAIYAMLAEKKGTFHFIPGLPDALMQTREIGDFMMILMEGLRRLDEEA
- a CDS encoding HAD family hydrolase, with amino-acid sequence MLQLVIFDCDGVMFNSLEANRHYYNHLLHAFDCPQMDEEELQYVHIHNVRHSVAHIFRKHTHIPPATIESYRQNLDYRQFLRHMTMEPDLLPFLQQVKVRYKTAISTNRTDTMDTILDTFALRPWFDMVVTALTAPRPKPAPDGLYMILDHFQVEPKHAIYIGDSEVDQEHCAGSGVELIAFKNKRLTAQYHVDDFLSILKLPPFQNNTSCCTKD
- a CDS encoding HD domain-containing protein; the encoded protein is MMSSIADNPALLEQLKSISRVYCEAEGGAHGPDHSLRVLHNATTIGRLMGGRLDVLVPAALLHDIGRKDESQSFGQICHAQRGAELAAPLLDKLGYTPVAIEAICHCIRTHRYRDNKQPQSLEAKILFDADKLDSIGAIGIGRAFLFAGQIGARLHNPEVDPFATLPYSLDDTAYREFVVKMSAIRKQMLTSAGRKMAEQRHAFMHTFFEQLTREVTNL
- a CDS encoding YkgJ family cysteine cluster protein; translation: MTATELTEQFETISAKQPFAFACHPGISCFTECCRELDLALSPYDVLRLKSALAVTSGQFLERYVIIEQQQDQILPICYLTMIDDGRASCVFVNQQGCSVYPDRPGSCRAYPLGRGGACSDGGEVIESLVLLREPHCKGFTEPVAQTAQTYLQEQGLTLYNRFNDALLPLYQHQSIRNKTFHPTPQQLDQYILVLYDIDRFRQELVSGHIHLPSPLHTRQLRGVAGSDEDLLLLGIEWLVCEWFS